A part of Antechinus flavipes isolate AdamAnt ecotype Samford, QLD, Australia chromosome 6, AdamAnt_v2, whole genome shotgun sequence genomic DNA contains:
- the LOC127542083 gene encoding olfactory receptor 5B12-like translates to MENRTKMNEFIFRGLTDVPELQVPLFIIFILIYFITMVGNLGIVVLIALDSRLHTPMYFFLSNLSMVDCGYSSAITPKVMAGLLKGDKVISYNGCAAQLFFGGTFVCTDSFLLASMAYDRHAAVCKPLHYTTTMTSTVCVQLVIGAYICSFLTTAIVTGTIFSLSFCRSNILEHFFCDITPLLLLSCSDVHITELVIFTVALFTVFSPFLVIFISYLLIFITILKIRSAEGRQKAFSTCASHLIAVSIFYGTIMFMYFQPSSNHSMDSDKVVSVFYTMVIPMLNPLVYSLRNKDIKNAFRKAMRR, encoded by the coding sequence ATGGAAAACAGAACTAAAATGAATGAGTTCATCTTTAGAGGATTAACAGATGTTCCAGAGCTTCAGGTTCCTCTCTTCATAATATTCATCCTCATTTACTTCATTACTATGGTAGGGAACCTGGGGATAGTAGTTCTGATTGCCTTGGATTCCCGCCTTCATACCcctatgtattttttcctcagtaaCCTCTCCATGGTAGATTGTGGCTACTCCTCAGCTATTACACCCAAGGTGATGGCTGGGCTCCTCAAAGGGGACAAAGTCATTTCCTATAATGGATGCGCAGCACAATTATTCTTTGGTGGGACCTTTGTTTGCACTGATAGTTTCCTCTTAGCCTCCATGGCCTATGATCGTCATGCAGCTGTGTGCAAGCCCCTACATTATACCACTACCATGACATCAACAGTATGTGTACAGCTAGTCATTGGTGCTTACATCTGTAGCTTTCTAACCACCGCCATAGTTACAGGAACAATATTTAGCCTTTCCTTTTGTAGGTCAAACATACTCGAACACTTTTTCTGTGATATTACCCCTCTGCTACTTCTCTCTTGCTCTGATGTTCACATTACTGAGTTAGTAATCTTTACAGTAGCGTTATTCActgtcttttctccatttcttgtcatctttatCTCTTACTTACTAATTTTCATCACCATCCTGAAGATCCGTTCTGCTGAAGGCCGCCAGAAAGCCTTCTCCACCTGTGCTTCCCATCTCATAGCAGTGTCTATATTTTATGGGACAATCATGTTCATGTACTTCCAACCTAGTTCAAACCATTCAATGGACTCAGACAAAGTGGTGTCAGTGTTCTACACCATGGTCATTCCTATGTTGAACCCTCTGGTTTATAGTCTTAGGAACAAAGACATCAAGAATGCTTTCAGGAAAGCTATGAGAAGATAA
- the LOC127540513 gene encoding olfactory receptor 5B12-like: protein MENRSKVNEFILLGITDDAELQVPLFIMFTFIYLITLVGNLGIVALISWDSHLHTPMYFFLSNLSLVDFGYLSAVTPKVMAGLLKGDKIISYNGCATQLFFVGAFATTESFLLASMAYDRHAAVCKPLHYTTTMTSTLCAILASGTHICGLLTSSIIIGNTFSLSFCRSNIVHHFFCDIPPLLVLSCSDIHKTESVFFILGSITVFFPFIIIFTSYFLIFITILKIHSAEGRQKAFSTCASHLTAVSVFYGTIIFMYLQPSSSHSMDIDKTVSIFYTIVIPMLNPLVYSMRNKDVKNAFMKTVRGR, encoded by the coding sequence atggaaaacagatcaaaagtgAATGAGTTTATCCTTCTAGGAATAACAGATGATGCAGAGCTTCAGGTCCCTCTCTTCATCATGTTCACCTTCATCTATCTCATCACCTTGGTTGGGAACCTGGGCATAGTAGCTTTGATCTCCTGGGATTCCCATCTCCATACTCCTATGTACTTTTTCCTCAGTAACCTCTCTCTGGTGGATTTTGGCTACTTGTCGGCTGTTACTCCTAAGGTGATGGCTGGGCTTCTCAAAGGGGATAAAATCATCTCTTATAATGGATGTGCTACACAATTGTTCTTTGTTGGGGCTTTTGCTACTACTGAAAGTTTCCTCTTAGCCTCCATGGCCTATGATCGCCATGCAGCTGTGTGTAAGCCCCTACATTATACTACTACCATGACTTCAACACTATGTGCAATTCTGGCCAGTGGCACTCACATCTGTGGTCTTTTAACCTCATCAATAATTATAGGAAATACTTTTAGCCTTTCCTTCTGTAGGTCCAACATAGTCCACCACTTTTTCTGTGATATTCCTCCTCTTTTAGTTCTTTCTTGCTCTGATATTCATAAGACGGAGTCAGTATTTTTTATCTTAGGGTCAATCActgtcttttttccatttatcattatcttcactTCATACTTCTTAATCTTCATCACCATCCTGAAGATCCATTCTGCTGAAGGCCGCCAGAAAGCCTTCTCCACTTGTGCTTCCCATCTCACAGCAGTGTCTGTATTTTATGGGACAATCATCTTCATGTACCTGCAACCCAGCTCTAGCCATTCAATGGACATAGATAAAACAGTGTCTATATTCTACACCATCGTCATCCCTATGTTGAACCCTCTGGTCTATAGTATGAGGAACAAAGATGTCAAGAATGCTTTTATGAAAACTGTGAGAGGAAGATGA